A window of Burkholderiales bacterium genomic DNA:
TCCAGGTCCTGCATCGTCTCGACGAAGCCGGCGATCACCGTGAGCGGCGTCTTGAGCTCGTGCGAAACGTTCGCGATGAAGTCGCGCCGCATGCGCGCGACCGCCTCGATCTGCGTGACGTCGCGCGACAGCAGCAGGCGCTCGTCGATCTCGAAAGGGACGGCCTGCAGCGCGAGCGCGCGGCGCGCGCCGCCCCGCGACCACTCGACCAGCACGCTCTCGCCGTAGTCGCCGGCCTCGAGGTAGCGGTGGAACTCGGGCTGGCGGATCAGGTTGACGACGGGCTGGCCCCGGTCGCGCGCGAGGTCGATGCCGAGTTGCTCCTCGGCGCGGGGATTCGCCCATTCGATGCGCCCGGCGGCGTCGAGCACGATGACCCCGTCGGGAATGGCCTCCGCGGCCTTCCGGAACCGGTCGATCGTCAGCTTGAGGTCGTGCTGGTAGGCGGTGCGCAGGCGCGTCCTGCGGAAGATCGCCGAGCAGACCTCCGCCCAGGGGCCGCGCCCTTCCGGCGGAAGCGCGTCGAGCGGGCCCCGGGCCCACTCGGTCACCCGCTCGATGTTCCAGAGGTGGAAGGCGATGATCGCGAGCGCGCCGGCCCCGAGGACGGCGAGCGCCCAGACGGGGCCGGCGACCGCCCAGACGACCAGCGTGGCGACTGCGACGCCGGCCGGCGCGACGAGCCCGCTCCGGAACGCGTGCGTCACCCGGCAACCTCCCATGGCTCTCTCGCCGACGAGATCCCCGCGACGTGAACATCGCTCGCCTCGTCGCGGCGGGCGCCGCGCGTTCGGCGCGTCCCGGCGGCATCGAAAAACGACCTCCCCCAGGCTCCCTGCTTCGCAGCTTCGCACACCCCCTCCTGATGGACAGGGCGGACGGGATCCCCCCGAAGCGAACGGCGTTCGCCTCCCCCCAGGGGGCACGGCGACCTCGGGGCGGCCCGTCGGTCGCCGCCTTGGGACGGCCCGGCGGCGATCATCGCGGAACGGCGAGGCGGTAGCCGCTCCCCCGTACGGTCTCGACGATCGAGCCCAGGCCGTGCGGCTCGAGCGCGAGCCTCAGCCGGCGAATGTGGACGTCCACGGTCCTCTCCTCGATGTAGACGTGATCGCCCCAGACGTGGTCGAGGATCTGCGCCCGCGAGTGGACGCGTTCGGGCCGGGCGAGGAAGAAGCGCAGCAGCCGGAACTCCGTGGGACCGAGCGCCACCGGCGTCCCGCCGGCCGTGACGCGGTGCGTCGCCGGATCCATCGCAAGCACCCCAACCTGGAGCGGCTCCTGCGCCGCCTCCGGCGCGCGCCGCCTCAGCACGGACTTGATCCGCGCCTTGAGCTCGCGAGGCGAGAACGGCTTGGTCACGTAGTCGTCGACCCACGACTCGAGCCCCGCGACCCGGTCGGCCTCGTCGGTGCGGGCGGTCACCATGATGATCGGCAGCTCGCGCGTCCTCGCGTCCGCGCGCAGCTGCTTGGCGAGCGCGAGCCCGGACTGGCCCGGCAGCATCCAGTCGAGCAGCAGCAGGTCCGGCAGCGATTCGCGGAGCTGCCGCTGAGCGGTCTCGGCGTCGGGCGCCGTGCGAACCTCGTAGCCGGCGTCGTGCAGGTTCACCTTGAGCAGCTCGAGAATCGCCGGCTCGTCCTCGACGGCGAGGATCGTGGGCATCATTCGCCCGCCACCTCGGCGCGGATCTGATCCGCCGACGCGTGCCGGACGTCCTTGCCCTTCACCACCTGCACCACGGACTCGGCGACGTTCTTCGCGTGGTCGCCGATGCGCTCGATCGACTTCGCGATGAACACGGCCTCGAGCGCGCTCGAGATCGTGCGCGGATCCTCCATCATGAAGCTGATGAGCTGGCGCATGATCGCGTTGAAGGCGTGGTCGATGGCGTCGTCCTCGTCGACCACCTCGGCGGCCGCGCTCACGTCCAGCCGCGCGAACGCGTCGAGCGCCTTGTGCAGCATGCCTTGCGCGGCGGTCGCCATGCGCGCGACGTCGAAGTAGCGCGTGCGCGCCAGGCGCTCGCTGCCGCGGATCGTCGCGGCCTTGTAGGCGACCTTCTTCACCTCGTCGCCGATGCGCTCGAGGTCGTTCACGATCTTGCTGACCGTGAGGACCATCCTCAAGTCGACCGCGGTCGGCTGCCGCCGCGCGATGATCTGCGCGCAGAGCTGGTCGATGCTGACCTGGGCCTGGTTGATCACCCGCTCGTCCGCGCCTACGGCGTCGATCAGGCTTGGGTCCTCGTCCTCGCCGAGCGCCTCGATCGCGCGCGCGAGCTGCTTCTCGACGAGGCCGCCCATCGAGAGCACGCCGCTGCGCAGCGCCTCCATCTCGGCGTCGAACTGCTTGGACGTGTGGTCGCTCATCAGCCTGTCTCCGTCGGCGCGCCCGGCGTCAGCCGAAGCGCCCGGTGATGTAGTCCTCCGTCTCCTTCTTCTTCGGCTTGAAGAAGAGGTGATCGGTCTGCCCGAACTCGACCAGCTCGCCGAGGTACATGTACGCAGTGTAGTCCGAGACGCGCGCCGCCTGCTGCATGTTGTGGGTGACGATCAGGATCGTGACCTTCTTCTTGAGCTCGGTGACGAGCTCCTCGATGCTCGCCGTGGCGATCGGGTCGAGCGCGGAGGTCGGCTCGTCGAACAACATGATCTCGGGGTCCGTGGCGAGCGCCCGGGCGATGCAGAGGCGCTGCTGCTGCCCGCCCGACAGGTTCGAGCCGACCTCGTTCAGCCGGTGCTTGACCTCGTCC
This region includes:
- the phoR gene encoding phosphate regulon sensor histidine kinase PhoR, coding for MGGCRVTHAFRSGLVAPAGVAVATLVVWAVAGPVWALAVLGAGALAIIAFHLWNIERVTEWARGPLDALPPEGRGPWAEVCSAIFRRTRLRTAYQHDLKLTIDRFRKAAEAIPDGVIVLDAAGRIEWANPRAEEQLGIDLARDRGQPVVNLIRQPEFHRYLEAGDYGESVLVEWSRGGARRALALQAVPFEIDERLLLSRDVTQIEAVARMRRDFIANVSHELKTPLTVIAGFVETMQDLDLDDRQRARYLGLMQEQARNMQRLVNDLLTLSALESENSPAGEERFAVLPLLLEVSADAKALSGGRHAVELDVGVPATITGSRDELRSAFSNLVSNAIRYTPSGGRVALSWRVEASGCGVFAVADTGIGIANEHLPRLTERFYRVDRSRSRATGGTGLGLAIVKHVLLRHQADLGIESVPGEGSAFSVRLPAKRVRPEPVGDAVGSDAAATSSATPPGTAS
- the phoB gene encoding phosphate regulon transcriptional regulator PhoB, encoding MMPTILAVEDEPAILELLKVNLHDAGYEVRTAPDAETAQRQLRESLPDLLLLDWMLPGQSGLALAKQLRADARTRELPIIMVTARTDEADRVAGLESWVDDYVTKPFSPRELKARIKSVLRRRAPEAAQEPLQVGVLAMDPATHRVTAGGTPVALGPTEFRLLRFFLARPERVHSRAQILDHVWGDHVYIEERTVDVHIRRLRLALEPHGLGSIVETVRGSGYRLAVPR
- the phoU gene encoding phosphate signaling complex protein PhoU, with the protein product MSDHTSKQFDAEMEALRSGVLSMGGLVEKQLARAIEALGEDEDPSLIDAVGADERVINQAQVSIDQLCAQIIARRQPTAVDLRMVLTVSKIVNDLERIGDEVKKVAYKAATIRGSERLARTRYFDVARMATAAQGMLHKALDAFARLDVSAAAEVVDEDDAIDHAFNAIMRQLISFMMEDPRTISSALEAVFIAKSIERIGDHAKNVAESVVQVVKGKDVRHASADQIRAEVAGE